A section of the Streptomyces sp. 6-11-2 genome encodes:
- a CDS encoding C45 family peptidase yields MTTPTVFRSAQAAPGDRGQQLGKTFPDRIGQASAFYDQLFAAAGATPQDVTDWSLRAFEHISAWAPELAEEMDGIARGAGLPVWRIAALNARTEILGRFGRTQHPECSTVVYAPADGRPPVTTQTWDWHDGMRDGWFVWTIEHPDGRVVHTVTEFGIVGKIGVNKAGLGLHFNILGHTSDKSTEAAGTWIPVHALARRILDTCASVPEAVELATGTPVTASSSLTLADHAEDRTTAAAIELSPAGSVLLRPREDGFLLRTNHFVDQALAGGEVMGVEDPSTYRRMNVLQERTAAISAPDRETLVKALTCHADEGAELCCHTQPDEVIGKRWETLATVSLDVAGGGLAAHAGGPCTFHPASWAEVF; encoded by the coding sequence GTGACCACCCCTACGGTTTTCCGGTCGGCCCAGGCAGCCCCCGGCGATCGCGGGCAGCAGCTGGGCAAGACCTTCCCGGACCGCATCGGGCAGGCCAGTGCCTTCTACGACCAGCTCTTCGCCGCCGCAGGCGCCACGCCGCAGGACGTCACCGACTGGAGCCTGCGGGCCTTCGAGCACATCAGCGCCTGGGCCCCGGAACTGGCCGAGGAGATGGACGGCATCGCGCGCGGCGCCGGCCTGCCCGTGTGGCGGATCGCCGCGCTCAACGCCCGAACGGAGATCCTCGGCCGGTTCGGCCGGACACAGCACCCGGAGTGCTCGACGGTCGTGTACGCCCCGGCCGACGGCCGTCCGCCCGTCACCACCCAGACCTGGGACTGGCACGACGGCATGCGGGACGGTTGGTTCGTCTGGACCATCGAACACCCCGACGGCCGGGTCGTGCACACGGTGACCGAGTTCGGCATCGTCGGCAAGATCGGAGTCAACAAGGCGGGCCTGGGCCTGCACTTCAACATCCTCGGCCACACCTCGGACAAGTCGACCGAGGCAGCGGGCACGTGGATACCGGTGCACGCCCTGGCCCGACGCATCCTCGACACCTGCGCAAGCGTCCCCGAAGCCGTCGAACTGGCCACCGGCACACCGGTGACGGCATCCAGCTCCCTGACGCTGGCCGACCACGCGGAAGACCGGACCACCGCGGCAGCGATCGAACTCAGCCCGGCCGGATCGGTACTGCTGCGTCCGCGCGAGGACGGCTTCCTACTGCGCACCAACCACTTCGTCGACCAGGCACTCGCCGGTGGCGAGGTGATGGGAGTCGAGGACCCCAGCACCTACCGGCGGATGAACGTCCTGCAGGAGCGCACCGCGGCGATCAGCGCGCCGGACCGGGAGACCCTGGTCAAGGCCCTCACCTGCCACGCGGACGAGGGCGCGGAGCTCTGCTGCCACACCCAGCCGGACGAGGTGATCGGCAAGCGCTGGGAGACGCTCGCCACCGTGTCCCTGGACGTCGCAGGGGGAGGGCTCGCCGCCCATGCGGGCGGACCTTGCACCTTCCACCCCGCATCCTGGGCTGAAGTCTTCTGA
- a CDS encoding helix-turn-helix domain-containing protein: protein MLMRLAYLGVTNAFALLRMLPMSDRDKEVEILALRHQITVLERQLGGNRPRFDASDRTFLAALLHQLPRDVLRRVRLLVRPDTVLRWHRDLIACRHAARSRPKRPGRPRTVHSIRALVLRLARENPSWGYRRVHGELLVLGVKVAASTVWEILKEAGIDPAPERSSSTWADFLRSQADALLACDFFETVTLSGVRLYVFAVIEHANRRVRILGATAHPSAAWVVQAAKNLVMDLEDASCRARFMIRDRDRKFPELFDAILKDAGIEAVLSGVQMPRMNSIMERWVQTCRRELLDRTLIWNQRHPLYVLREFESFCNEHRPHQGIANARPLHPLPTAINDPTQIARLDTRRRERLGGILHEYEHAA, encoded by the coding sequence GTGCTGATGCGACTGGCCTACCTGGGCGTGACGAATGCGTTCGCCCTGCTGCGCATGCTGCCGATGAGCGACCGAGACAAAGAGGTGGAGATCCTGGCGCTGCGCCATCAGATCACGGTGCTGGAACGGCAACTGGGCGGGAACAGGCCGCGGTTCGACGCGAGCGATCGGACGTTCCTGGCGGCGTTGCTGCACCAGCTCCCGCGGGACGTCCTGCGCAGGGTGCGGCTGCTGGTGCGCCCGGATACGGTGCTGCGATGGCACCGCGACCTGATCGCGTGCCGCCACGCGGCCCGTTCTCGGCCGAAGCGTCCGGGCCGGCCACGGACCGTGCACTCGATCAGAGCCCTGGTACTGCGCCTGGCGCGCGAAAATCCCAGCTGGGGCTACAGGAGAGTGCACGGTGAGCTGCTCGTGCTGGGCGTGAAGGTGGCCGCCTCCACGGTATGGGAGATCCTGAAGGAGGCTGGGATCGACCCGGCGCCCGAACGGAGCTCCAGTACCTGGGCCGACTTCCTGCGCTCCCAGGCCGACGCCCTGCTGGCCTGTGACTTCTTCGAAACGGTCACCCTGTCCGGAGTGCGGCTGTACGTGTTCGCCGTCATCGAGCACGCCAACCGCCGGGTCCGCATCCTGGGCGCCACTGCTCACCCGTCCGCGGCCTGGGTGGTCCAGGCCGCGAAGAACCTCGTCATGGACCTGGAGGACGCGAGCTGCCGAGCCCGCTTCATGATCCGGGACAGAGACCGCAAGTTCCCCGAGCTATTCGACGCCATCTTGAAGGACGCGGGGATCGAGGCGGTGCTCAGCGGCGTTCAGATGCCAAGGATGAACTCCATCATGGAGAGGTGGGTGCAAACGTGCCGACGGGAACTGCTGGACCGGACCTTGATCTGGAACCAGCGCCATCCCCTGTACGTCCTGCGCGAGTTCGAGTCCTTCTGCAACGAGCACAGGCCGCACCAGGGCATCGCGAACGCCCGACCGCTACACCCCTTGCCCACGGCGATCAACGATCCAACGCAGATCGCCCGCCTCGACACACGCAGGCGCGAACGCCTGGGCGGCATCCTCCACGAGTACGAACACGCCGCGTGA
- a CDS encoding ABC transporter ATP-binding protein: MSDHTPVVEVTELRKVFRVRRPDGRGTTEFTAVDGVGFQVRPGGALAIVGESGSGKSTVARMVVGLETPTSGSITVLGRPRKPGRAGTAERRRRGREIQMVFQDPYGSLNRRRSVRDALGEVIDLHFKPSRNEHEERIARLLADVGLDERQSRALPSALSGGQRQRVAIARALAAEPKVLVLDEAVAALDVSIQAQILNLLADIRERTGLTYLFISHDLSVVRQISEEAIVMRKGRIVESGPTARILDDPQHPYTRMLRRSVPGPGWKPRRMSQDERQALAMEETS, from the coding sequence ATGTCTGACCACACCCCTGTCGTGGAAGTGACCGAGCTTCGCAAGGTGTTCCGCGTCCGCCGCCCAGACGGACGGGGCACCACCGAGTTCACCGCCGTGGACGGCGTCGGCTTCCAGGTCCGGCCCGGCGGCGCGCTCGCGATCGTGGGGGAGTCCGGCTCCGGCAAGTCCACGGTCGCCCGGATGGTGGTCGGCCTGGAGACCCCGACCTCCGGCAGCATCACCGTCCTCGGCCGCCCCCGCAAACCGGGACGTGCCGGGACGGCCGAACGGCGCCGCCGCGGGCGCGAGATCCAGATGGTGTTCCAGGACCCCTACGGATCCCTCAACCGGCGCAGGTCGGTCCGCGACGCCCTGGGCGAAGTGATCGACCTGCACTTCAAACCGTCCCGCAACGAACACGAGGAGCGGATCGCCCGGCTGCTGGCCGACGTCGGCCTCGACGAACGGCAGTCCCGCGCGCTTCCCTCCGCGCTGTCGGGCGGGCAGCGGCAGCGGGTCGCCATCGCCCGAGCGCTCGCCGCCGAACCCAAGGTGCTGGTGCTGGACGAAGCGGTGGCCGCGCTGGATGTGTCGATCCAGGCACAGATCCTCAACCTGCTCGCCGACATCCGCGAACGCACCGGCCTCACCTACCTGTTCATCAGCCACGATCTGTCCGTCGTACGGCAGATCAGCGAGGAAGCGATCGTCATGCGCAAGGGACGGATCGTGGAATCCGGCCCCACCGCCCGCATCCTCGACGACCCGCAGCATCCGTACACCCGCATGCTGCGCCGATCCGTGCCCGGCCCCGGTTGGAAGCCGCGGCGAATGAGCCAGGACGAGCGCCAGGCGCTCGCCATGGAGGAGACATCGTGA
- a CDS encoding tetratricopeptide repeat protein, with protein sequence MLRWALEGGGGTAVLTGGEQVLSGMGGVGKTQLAIDLATSVWDADSPVDLVVWVAAGEQQSIIDLYARAARMILTDREVDKDKELAAQQFLTWLSTTERSWLIVLDDVTAPRDLNGLWPPRTSTGRILVTTRSRDAAWTTDSRKVIHISVFTEEQSLAYLRRALGRTERGHRHDADAQLAELAHEMGHLPIAVAQAAAYLVDVDLDVSAYLELLADQARSLDEALPQEDALPDGQRDQVPAVWEISVRRAQKLRPAGLARPVLELAGVLNGADIPDGLFVTEAAFQYLDARRSTPGKRAPDAREVWEALRVLNRLNLLDHSAGDTARGRPGQVRIHQLVQRSVRESTPDLSQAVRAAADALESSWQETKRDQSLCQRLRANVPPLRLHGLEALWRPRMHPILNTYGASLGESGASAAAAKYFAAVSVDAHHFLGERRPETLGLRANAAHWRGQAGDAAGAAAALAELLPDQELLQGPRHPNTLTLRTNIAGWRGEAGDAAGAAQAFESLVPLHELVLGLDHPLVLNARHNLAAWRGEAGDAAGAAEAFAQVLADRERVLGPDHPDALNTRHNLATWRGRAGDPAGAVSLLERLVADCERLRGPDHPSALSARHNLADWRGAAGRPAEAVAELVQVEADMQRVLGPEHFMTLEARHDVATLRAEAGNLQAAITELEEVLVLRERTLGRDHPASLATRHNLAGWRGQAGSAGEAATAFRALVEDMRRLFGLRHLDTMTVRGNFANWLGLAGDPEAAIEVLEALLSDEESVLSPGHPATFHTRHRLAVWRNAAGDPDGAVRVLEALVLAMRLALSPDHPEMLSVRHDLACLRINAGQTDVAARELEQVLADRQRVLGPDHPDVLTTARNLTTLGEQRGNAATAVGDSRESSPAGTGAPDPVHCLVTTAHSRAAALADAEDLPGAVCVLEDLVAELHTTLGPDHPAALVARNQIAVWRGIAGDPARAVEELEALLTDMRRVAGEGHPATLTVRHNLAGFYGQAGDVPRAVAEHTRLLADEIRVLGAKHTQTKSTQDNLAHWRTRADESF encoded by the coding sequence GTGCTGCGCTGGGCACTCGAGGGCGGCGGCGGCACGGCCGTCCTGACCGGCGGCGAGCAGGTCTTGTCCGGGATGGGCGGGGTCGGGAAGACCCAACTGGCTATCGACCTCGCCACCTCCGTGTGGGACGCCGATTCCCCAGTGGACCTGGTGGTCTGGGTAGCGGCCGGCGAGCAACAGTCGATCATCGACCTCTATGCCCGGGCCGCCCGCATGATCCTGACTGATCGCGAGGTCGACAAGGACAAGGAGTTGGCAGCCCAGCAGTTCCTGACCTGGCTCAGCACCACCGAGCGCAGCTGGCTGATCGTCCTGGACGATGTCACGGCACCTCGCGACCTCAACGGCCTGTGGCCACCGCGCACGTCGACCGGGCGAATCCTGGTCACCACCCGATCTCGCGACGCCGCGTGGACCACGGACTCCCGCAAGGTCATCCACATAAGTGTGTTCACCGAAGAGCAGTCGCTGGCGTATCTGCGACGGGCCCTCGGCCGTACCGAACGCGGTCACCGGCACGACGCAGACGCCCAACTGGCCGAGCTGGCCCACGAGATGGGCCATCTGCCGATCGCCGTGGCCCAGGCGGCCGCCTATCTGGTGGACGTCGACCTAGACGTGTCGGCCTACCTCGAGCTGCTGGCCGATCAGGCCCGCTCCTTGGACGAGGCACTGCCACAGGAGGACGCGCTGCCCGACGGGCAGCGCGATCAAGTACCGGCGGTCTGGGAGATCTCCGTACGGCGAGCCCAGAAACTGCGTCCGGCGGGGCTGGCGCGGCCAGTGCTGGAACTCGCCGGGGTGCTGAACGGCGCCGACATCCCCGACGGCCTGTTCGTCACGGAGGCGGCGTTTCAGTACCTGGATGCGCGGCGTTCCACCCCCGGGAAGCGAGCGCCGGATGCGCGGGAGGTGTGGGAGGCGCTGCGCGTTCTGAACCGGCTCAACCTGCTTGACCACAGCGCGGGTGACACGGCTCGGGGGCGGCCTGGTCAGGTACGGATCCACCAGCTTGTGCAGCGGTCCGTGCGCGAATCCACCCCTGACCTCTCCCAAGCCGTGCGGGCAGCGGCCGACGCGCTGGAGAGCTCGTGGCAGGAGACCAAGCGCGATCAGAGTCTGTGTCAGCGGTTGCGCGCGAACGTACCGCCGCTTCGGCTCCACGGCCTGGAAGCACTGTGGCGGCCCAGGATGCACCCCATCCTGAACACGTACGGCGCCAGCCTCGGGGAGTCCGGAGCATCGGCTGCCGCGGCCAAGTACTTCGCGGCTGTATCCGTCGATGCCCACCACTTCCTGGGGGAACGGCGTCCCGAGACCCTCGGCCTGCGAGCGAATGCGGCGCATTGGCGTGGGCAGGCAGGCGACGCGGCCGGGGCTGCGGCGGCCCTCGCGGAGCTGCTCCCCGATCAAGAGCTGCTCCAAGGGCCCCGCCATCCCAACACCCTGACTCTGCGCACGAACATCGCTGGCTGGCGAGGAGAGGCCGGAGACGCTGCCGGGGCCGCCCAAGCATTCGAATCCCTCGTGCCCCTGCATGAATTAGTACTGGGCCTCGACCATCCCCTCGTCCTCAACGCCCGCCACAATTTGGCCGCCTGGCGAGGAGAGGCCGGGGACGCCGCCGGGGCAGCGGAAGCGTTCGCGCAGGTTCTGGCCGATCGGGAGCGTGTGCTGGGCCCCGACCATCCCGACGCCCTCAACACCCGGCACAATCTGGCGACCTGGCGGGGACGGGCGGGCGACCCTGCCGGCGCGGTGTCACTGTTGGAGCGACTCGTGGCCGACTGTGAGCGGCTTCGGGGCCCGGACCATCCCAGCGCCCTCTCCGCCCGCCACAACCTGGCCGACTGGCGCGGGGCCGCAGGGCGCCCTGCCGAGGCAGTCGCCGAACTCGTCCAGGTGGAGGCCGACATGCAACGCGTGCTGGGGCCCGAGCACTTCATGACTCTCGAGGCTCGTCACGACGTGGCCACGCTGCGCGCCGAGGCGGGAAACCTGCAAGCCGCGATCACCGAGCTCGAGGAGGTACTGGTGCTCCGTGAGCGGACGCTGGGCCGGGATCATCCGGCGTCCTTGGCCACGCGGCACAATCTCGCCGGCTGGCGAGGGCAGGCGGGCTCGGCGGGTGAAGCGGCGACAGCCTTTCGCGCGCTGGTCGAGGACATGCGGCGGCTCTTTGGGCTGCGGCATCTGGACACCATGACCGTTCGCGGCAATTTCGCCAACTGGCTCGGCCTGGCAGGAGACCCCGAAGCAGCGATCGAGGTCCTAGAGGCGCTCCTGTCCGATGAGGAGAGCGTCCTGTCACCCGGACATCCGGCGACCTTCCACACCCGGCACAGGCTCGCCGTATGGCGCAACGCTGCGGGTGACCCGGACGGAGCGGTGCGGGTGCTGGAAGCCCTGGTGCTGGCCATGCGGCTGGCGTTGAGTCCCGACCATCCCGAGATGCTCAGTGTCCGCCACGACCTGGCTTGTCTGCGGATCAACGCAGGGCAGACCGATGTCGCCGCCCGCGAACTGGAGCAGGTTCTCGCCGACCGACAACGTGTCCTCGGCCCGGACCACCCCGATGTGCTCACGACCGCGCGCAATCTGACGACCTTGGGCGAGCAGCGGGGGAACGCCGCAACTGCGGTTGGCGACAGCCGCGAAAGCTCCCCCGCCGGGACCGGTGCACCGGATCCCGTGCACTGCCTGGTCACCACCGCCCACTCCCGCGCCGCCGCCCTGGCGGACGCGGAAGACCTGCCTGGTGCGGTGTGCGTGCTGGAGGATCTCGTGGCGGAGCTGCACACCACGCTCGGCCCCGATCACCCGGCGGCCCTTGTGGCACGCAACCAGATCGCCGTCTGGCGGGGCATTGCCGGCGACCCCGCCCGTGCCGTCGAGGAGCTCGAAGCGCTCCTGACCGACATGCGGCGCGTGGCCGGGGAAGGCCATCCGGCCACGCTGACTGTGCGCCACAACCTCGCAGGTTTCTACGGACAGGCAGGAGACGTCCCTCGTGCCGTCGCTGAGCACACGCGATTGCTCGCCGACGAGATCCGCGTCCTCGGCGCGAAACACACGCAAACCAAGAGCACCCAGGACAACCTCGCTCACTGGCGCACACGGGCAGACGAATCCTTCTGA